From Virgibacillus ihumii, the proteins below share one genomic window:
- the qoxC gene encoding cytochrome aa3 quinol oxidase subunit III: protein MSEHDLKTGPLEYRTEAGRLNITGFWIFLAAEIVLFSTLFATYAVLIGRTGDAPLPSEIFEAKSALLMTFILLTSSFTCGLGIHAMRNGSKKGLITWLIITLLLGLSFLGLEVEEFILYTHEGVTLQTSAYWSAFFVLAGTHGVHVTFGVGWLILLLIQVFRRGLTKVTTQKVFIIGLYWHFLDVVWIFIFTCVYLFGMVM, encoded by the coding sequence ATGAGTGAACATGATCTTAAAACCGGCCCGCTGGAATATCGTACGGAAGCGGGACGGTTGAATATTACAGGGTTTTGGATATTCCTTGCTGCAGAGATTGTTTTGTTTTCTACCTTGTTTGCGACCTATGCGGTATTGATTGGACGTACAGGAGACGCTCCATTGCCAAGTGAAATATTTGAAGCAAAAAGCGCCCTTCTTATGACGTTCATTCTGTTGACAAGTAGTTTCACATGTGGCCTCGGCATTCATGCAATGCGCAATGGTTCGAAAAAAGGACTGATCACTTGGCTGATTATTACACTGCTGTTAGGATTGTCGTTCCTCGGACTGGAAGTGGAGGAATTCATTCTATACACGCATGAAGGTGTGACGCTGCAAACAAGCGCATACTGGTCAGCTTTCTTCGTACTTGCCGGTACACACGGGGTGCACGTAACGTTTGGTGTCGGCTGGTTGATTCTGCTGCTCATTCAGGTCTTCCGGCGAGGATTGACAAAGGTCACCACGCAGAAAGTGTTTATTATTGGATTGTACTGGCACTTCCTGGACGTGGTATGGATTTTCATTTTTACGTGTGTCTATTTATTTGGGATGGTGATGTAA
- a CDS encoding DUF4097 family beta strand repeat-containing protein — protein sequence MNMFGKKMQMIQEEKVIEGGKVNTIRITSGLADVHVAAGSGDDIQILLEGEISESVADNLEFNVRQNGSILAVNVKKHKGIVFGAIKSDLHLYVTVPSKVYEDFHVKLGSGDCIVNNIDTKSYTGIISSGNQIIAGLHAKKQLMLKGSSGDLLVKNSHADSVMAWVTSGSINISDLVWKRAKFDATSGEIEISSDKLASDTACKVTSGDIRVHSGFFEGELDCRATSGDVEISSEMFPEDLHVDCHISSGSRKVRIEGLTGVEEQKGRFHGVRGDGSANSIRALTTSGNIRILD from the coding sequence ATGAATATGTTCGGCAAAAAGATGCAGATGATTCAAGAAGAAAAAGTGATAGAGGGAGGCAAGGTGAATACAATCCGAATTACGTCGGGTCTGGCAGATGTGCATGTAGCAGCTGGATCCGGTGATGATATCCAAATATTGCTGGAAGGTGAAATTAGTGAAAGCGTTGCAGATAATTTGGAATTCAACGTCAGACAGAACGGAAGTATTCTTGCCGTTAACGTTAAAAAGCACAAAGGAATAGTTTTTGGTGCGATAAAATCGGATTTGCATTTGTATGTAACAGTTCCCTCAAAAGTTTACGAAGATTTTCATGTGAAGCTTGGGTCTGGTGACTGTATAGTCAATAATATCGACACAAAGTCATATACCGGGATAATCTCATCCGGTAACCAGATAATCGCTGGTCTTCATGCGAAAAAGCAGTTGATGTTAAAAGGTTCCAGTGGAGATTTGCTAGTCAAAAATAGTCATGCGGATTCAGTAATGGCGTGGGTTACCAGCGGATCCATCAATATCAGCGATCTTGTCTGGAAGCGTGCAAAATTTGATGCAACTTCCGGAGAAATTGAAATTTCCAGTGATAAACTGGCAAGTGACACAGCATGCAAGGTAACAAGTGGAGATATTCGTGTTCACAGTGGGTTTTTTGAAGGTGAACTGGATTGCCGTGCGACGAGTGGAGATGTTGAAATCTCCAGTGAAATGTTTCCGGAAGACTTGCACGTTGATTGCCATATTTCATCAGGAAGCAGAAAGGTTCGTATTGAAGGATTAACTGGTGTCGAAGAACAAAAAGGAAGGTTCCATGGTGTGAGAGGAGATGGCAGCGCCAATTCGATAAGGGCGTTAACAACATCCGGTAATATTAGAATACTGGATTGA
- a CDS encoding cytochrome c oxidase assembly protein, translating to MGSLFTNHAWYELLGPVSLVIAVVLSYWYINTIIKPSHYNVTSTQKTYFFTAVILFYLMEGTPFAVIADHYLFSALSLQISVMCFIVMPLFILSLPKQYLDVFFWHHKRSKIAKLIFAHPWPLAVAFNGLVTIFFIPSFFNMIHEFMFLQFFCEVLVVTLAFLTWWIIIEPSTEISDHSYFMRAAYVFFTALFLMPIGIFLLVVQDPNYTTYTEVSGELIPVLTAVYDQQLAGGLLKFLQLTSYSIALYYLLKMWGLREEENEGKVDDDTRVVQGIVIKLNDRNRRNKGKKR from the coding sequence ATGGGATCATTGTTTACCAATCATGCATGGTATGAACTGTTGGGACCTGTCAGTCTTGTTATTGCGGTGGTACTCAGCTATTGGTATATAAATACAATCATTAAGCCGTCCCATTATAATGTGACAAGCACACAGAAAACATATTTTTTTACGGCAGTTATTTTATTTTACCTTATGGAAGGCACGCCATTTGCAGTCATTGCGGATCATTATTTGTTCAGTGCGCTTTCTCTGCAAATCTCGGTTATGTGTTTTATTGTGATGCCACTGTTCATTCTAAGCTTGCCGAAACAGTATTTAGATGTTTTTTTCTGGCATCACAAACGATCAAAAATTGCTAAGCTGATATTTGCTCATCCATGGCCGCTTGCAGTTGCCTTCAATGGACTTGTAACGATATTTTTTATTCCATCGTTTTTCAATATGATTCATGAATTCATGTTTTTGCAGTTTTTCTGTGAGGTTTTGGTAGTCACACTTGCTTTTCTGACGTGGTGGATTATTATAGAGCCGTCAACAGAAATATCCGATCACAGTTATTTCATGCGGGCTGCATACGTGTTTTTTACGGCATTATTCCTGATGCCAATCGGGATTTTCCTGCTGGTGGTGCAGGATCCGAATTATACGACCTACACTGAGGTGTCGGGTGAGCTAATTCCGGTGTTGACGGCAGTGTATGATCAACAGTTGGCAGGTGGCCTTCTGAAATTTCTGCAGCTGACGAGTTATTCCATCGCACTATACTATCTGCTGAAAATGTGGGGTCTCCGCGAAGAGGAAAATGAAGGGAAAGTCGATGACGACACACGTGTAGTGCAGGGCATTGTAATTAAGCTGAATGACCGCAACCGCCGTAATAAAGGAAAAAAGCGATAA
- a CDS encoding cytochrome C oxidase subunit IV family protein: protein MDKKHSGKLPVKHIIGFALSLILTIAAAWVALGSNLPIGWIIGGTLAMAVIQAAIQLFLFMHLTETEGVGNAPWNMMFHGAIMVGIVVAGSLFTMVWAFDHGNMDMEHQDMQQEQMDHEQMNHDMK, encoded by the coding sequence ATGGATAAAAAACATTCCGGAAAATTACCAGTTAAGCACATTATCGGTTTCGCACTATCGCTTATTTTGACGATAGCAGCGGCTTGGGTTGCACTTGGATCAAACTTGCCAATCGGATGGATTATCGGTGGCACACTGGCTATGGCGGTTATTCAGGCTGCAATTCAATTGTTCTTATTTATGCATCTGACTGAAACAGAAGGGGTTGGAAACGCGCCTTGGAATATGATGTTTCACGGTGCAATAATGGTTGGCATCGTTGTTGCCGGATCACTGTTCACCATGGTATGGGCCTTTGACCATGGCAACATGGATATGGAACATCAGGATATGCAGCAGGAACAAATGGATCATGAACAAATGAATCATGATATGAAATAA
- the ectA gene encoding diaminobutyrate acetyltransferase — MVKTREKTDDFHFQIPSKGDGAAVWELVEGTGVLDVNSSYSYLMWCEIFSETSIVVKKEDEVVGFISGFIRPDKPDTLFIWQVAVDETQRGHGLATRMLFELLDRELCSDVRYVEATVSPSNIASQHLFMGLAKKMDTNCVVGNYFLSIDFPRTGHEDESLYKIGPFEYQK, encoded by the coding sequence ATGGTAAAAACCAGGGAAAAAACAGACGATTTTCATTTTCAGATCCCTTCGAAAGGTGACGGAGCTGCTGTCTGGGAGCTTGTGGAAGGTACAGGGGTACTTGATGTAAATTCCTCGTACAGCTACCTCATGTGGTGTGAAATTTTTTCGGAGACTTCCATTGTTGTTAAAAAAGAGGATGAAGTGGTCGGGTTCATCTCCGGATTCATTCGTCCGGATAAACCGGATACACTCTTTATTTGGCAGGTGGCGGTTGATGAGACTCAAAGAGGTCATGGTCTTGCGACCAGAATGCTGTTTGAATTGCTGGACCGCGAACTTTGCAGTGATGTCCGCTACGTGGAAGCGACGGTATCACCGTCAAATATTGCATCACAACACTTGTTCATGGGTCTTGCCAAGAAGATGGATACTAATTGTGTAGTTGGAAACTACTTTTTATCCATTGATTTCCCGCGAACAGGTCATGAGGATGAATCATTGTATAAAATTGGACCATTTGAGTACCAAAAATAA
- the ectB gene encoding diaminobutyrate--2-oxoglutarate transaminase — translation MKTFEEIESAVRSYSRGWPTIFEKAKGYKLWDIDGKEYIDFFAGAGALSYGHNDDVMQEKLIEYIKNDGIIHSLDMGTTPRKEFLESFKEKILTPRKLDYKIMFPGPTGTNTVESALKIARKVTGRDSVISFTNAFHGMTIGSLSVTGNSFKRHGAGVPLHHSVAMPFDDYVEDHDSIAYLERFLEDSGSGVALPAAIILETVQGEGGINAARMEWLKRVEEVCRKWDILLIVDDVQAGCGRTGTFFSFEPAGINPDIVCLSKSIGGIGLPMAITLIKPEYDQWGPGEHNGTFRGNNMAFIAATEALSRWETDEFSKEIMAKADILRDKIELLIEKYPALNGEARGRGLMQGIAVHNDGLADEICAEAFKRGLIVETSGPKDEVVKFLPPLTIEEKGLKQGLEILEESIKEVLA, via the coding sequence ATGAAGACGTTTGAAGAAATTGAATCTGCGGTAAGAAGCTACAGCCGCGGGTGGCCAACGATTTTTGAAAAAGCTAAAGGCTATAAGCTTTGGGATATAGATGGGAAAGAATATATTGATTTTTTCGCTGGTGCGGGAGCACTCAGTTATGGCCATAATGATGATGTCATGCAGGAAAAATTAATTGAGTATATTAAAAATGACGGTATCATTCACAGCCTCGATATGGGAACAACTCCAAGAAAAGAGTTTTTGGAAAGCTTTAAAGAAAAGATTTTAACACCTCGCAAACTCGACTATAAAATTATGTTTCCAGGACCAACAGGCACGAATACGGTAGAAAGTGCCTTGAAAATTGCCAGAAAAGTAACTGGTCGTGACTCAGTAATCAGTTTCACCAATGCTTTTCATGGTATGACGATTGGATCATTGTCCGTTACAGGTAATTCATTTAAACGGCACGGTGCGGGTGTTCCGCTTCATCACTCAGTGGCAATGCCATTCGATGATTATGTGGAAGATCATGATTCAATTGCTTATCTGGAACGTTTTCTGGAGGACAGCGGCAGTGGTGTAGCACTACCGGCTGCAATTATTTTGGAAACCGTACAGGGAGAAGGCGGCATTAATGCTGCAAGAATGGAATGGCTGAAAAGAGTTGAAGAAGTATGCCGCAAATGGGACATTCTTCTGATTGTTGATGACGTGCAGGCAGGCTGCGGCAGAACCGGAACATTCTTCAGTTTTGAGCCAGCCGGAATTAATCCGGATATTGTTTGCCTATCAAAGTCAATCGGCGGAATCGGTCTGCCAATGGCAATTACGCTGATTAAACCGGAATATGATCAGTGGGGACCGGGTGAACACAACGGTACTTTCCGCGGAAATAATATGGCATTCATTGCAGCGACGGAAGCTCTGTCCCGCTGGGAAACTGATGAGTTCAGCAAGGAGATTATGGCAAAAGCGGATATTCTGCGTGACAAGATAGAGTTATTGATTGAAAAATATCCTGCCCTAAATGGTGAAGCACGAGGCAGAGGACTGATGCAGGGTATCGCAGTTCATAATGATGGTCTTGCTGATGAAATTTGTGCGGAAGCATTTAAGCGCGGACTGATAGTTGAAACGTCCGGTCCGAAAGATGAAGTTGTCAAATTTCTCCCACCGCTGACGATTGAGGAAAAAGGATTGAAGCAAGGTCTTGAGATTTTGGAAGAAAGCATTAAAGAAGTGCTTGCCTAA
- a CDS encoding YdcF family protein, whose product MLISNLDTEKLTNDRMSRLLFDGIKDDGKNGDCIFVAGSSKATKYRLPTAVDLYKEGRANKILFSGGVTWEGDDFPEAVMLREEALRLGVLEEDIIIEKNSMHTKENVLASLLVLDRAFHLHNIDRLLIVTSSYHMRRLHLTLKTYMPEWINYSLCPVNDKWTRKDNWYNSSFGKQRVKTECGKLIHYVNLGALEDEEIHMN is encoded by the coding sequence ATGTTAATTTCCAATCTTGATACTGAAAAGCTTACCAATGACAGGATGAGCAGATTGTTATTTGACGGGATCAAAGATGATGGAAAAAACGGAGATTGCATTTTTGTAGCAGGCAGCAGTAAAGCAACTAAATACCGCTTACCTACAGCAGTTGACCTATACAAGGAAGGCAGAGCGAATAAAATTCTTTTTTCAGGCGGTGTCACGTGGGAGGGAGACGACTTTCCGGAAGCGGTGATGTTAAGAGAGGAAGCATTAAGGTTGGGGGTGTTAGAAGAAGATATAATAATTGAAAAAAATTCCATGCACACGAAAGAGAATGTACTTGCATCATTGCTGGTATTGGATAGAGCATTTCATCTGCATAATATTGACAGGTTACTCATTGTTACCAGCTCCTATCATATGCGGAGACTGCATTTAACGTTAAAAACATATATGCCGGAATGGATAAATTATTCCCTCTGCCCGGTAAACGATAAATGGACACGTAAGGATAACTGGTATAATAGTAGTTTTGGAAAGCAGCGCGTGAAAACCGAGTGTGGGAAATTGATTCATTATGTGAATCTAGGCGCACTTGAGGACGAAGAAATTCATATGAATTGA
- the qoxA gene encoding cytochrome aa3 quinol oxidase subunit II, with protein MNTRKKHSKKWYSLLLLGMVFLLSGCDQMVVFDPAGPVAEKQRDLIVYSLYFMGAVCLMVWIPFTIFLFKYRKNKKNRSEDDYEPDMHGNKLIETIWTVIPIIIVTALAIPTVTTLFDLEEPPKSSSDKEPLVIHATTSNWKWFFSYPEQGIETVNYLHIPTDRAVEFRLQSAGSMTALWIPALGGQMYNMAGMRNILYLQADEPGVYDGMNSNFNGVGFTEQTFNVYAEDSEKFQEWVNTKQQNAPKLTQEKYDELLAPSIVGRHTFSSTHLQWVDHGTMAGMDYAIKRYGSDYYDGKTHLKNSEKHREKLHDEWEQ; from the coding sequence ATGAATACACGGAAAAAGCATTCTAAGAAATGGTATAGTTTGTTGCTTTTAGGGATGGTTTTTCTGCTGAGCGGATGTGACCAGATGGTGGTATTTGATCCGGCAGGGCCTGTTGCAGAAAAGCAACGGGATTTAATTGTTTATTCTCTGTACTTCATGGGCGCTGTTTGCCTGATGGTTTGGATTCCATTTACCATATTTTTGTTTAAATACCGCAAAAACAAGAAAAATCGCAGTGAAGACGACTATGAACCGGATATGCATGGGAATAAGCTGATTGAGACAATTTGGACGGTAATTCCAATCATAATTGTAACCGCATTGGCTATTCCGACGGTTACGACATTGTTTGATTTGGAGGAACCACCAAAATCATCCAGTGATAAGGAGCCATTGGTCATTCATGCGACAACTTCCAACTGGAAATGGTTCTTCAGTTATCCGGAACAGGGGATTGAGACAGTTAACTACTTGCATATACCGACTGATCGTGCAGTTGAATTTCGTCTGCAATCGGCTGGTTCGATGACGGCATTATGGATTCCTGCATTAGGGGGTCAAATGTACAATATGGCCGGGATGCGGAATATCCTTTATTTACAGGCTGATGAACCGGGTGTATATGATGGTATGAATTCCAATTTTAACGGAGTTGGATTTACCGAACAGACGTTTAATGTGTATGCGGAAGACAGTGAAAAGTTTCAAGAATGGGTAAATACCAAGCAGCAAAATGCTCCGAAACTGACACAGGAAAAATATGATGAATTGCTGGCACCAAGCATTGTCGGTCGTCACACTTTCTCTTCTACACATTTGCAGTGGGTGGATCATGGAACGATGGCAGGCATGGATTATGCCATCAAACGGTATGGTTCAGATTATTATGATGGCAAAACCCATCTGAAGAACAGTGAAAAACATCGTGAAAAACTTCACGATGAATGGGAGCAATAA
- the qoxB gene encoding cytochrome aa3 quinol oxidase subunit I, translating to MGLDQLLVTGEPLIYAGMVAIALVTSAIIFILTYFKKWTWLWREWLTTVDHKKIGIMYILSALAMLFRGGMDALMMRVQLAFPNMNFLGAQHYDEIFTTHGTVMIIFMAMPFLIGLMNIIVPLQIGARDFAFPFVNAISFWSFFFGAMLFNLSFVIGGSPDAGWTSYTPLAGAAMSPGPGQNFYLMGLQLAGIGTLATGINLMVTILKMRAPGMKMFQMPIFTWSTLITTFIIIFAFPILTVNLALLTIDRVFGSHFFTLAGEGLPMMWANLFWMWGHPEVYIVILPAFGIFSEVIATFARKRLFGYNVMVWSIIVIAGLSFTTWVHHFFTMGTGAFVNSVFSISTMLIAVPTGVKIFNWLATMYKSKMEFTSPMLWSLAFVPSFVIGGITGVMLGMAATDYQYHNSYFLVAHFHYVLIPGTVFACFSGLVFWYPKMFGHKLNETLSKWSFWFFVIGFHVCFLPQFFVGLDGMRRRVFHSTPEWFSLNFISTIGAFGMGIGFAIFVYAIYYSLRYSEREKTGDAWDGRTLEWATPTPIPSYNFATLPDNVGYDALLEMKKNGETTFDESKLEPIHMPSSSGKPFIMMLILFFASFALVFEWVIAAAVFLAGGIFMMILRSFDYDEGYHIEVDEIKRIERSARGLNDE from the coding sequence ATGGGTCTTGATCAATTGCTTGTAACGGGTGAACCGTTGATTTATGCGGGAATGGTTGCCATTGCTCTGGTAACGTCGGCAATCATTTTCATCCTTACCTATTTCAAAAAATGGACGTGGCTGTGGCGGGAATGGCTGACTACAGTTGACCATAAAAAAATTGGTATTATGTATATTTTAAGTGCACTTGCAATGCTGTTCCGTGGTGGAATGGACGCGTTAATGATGCGTGTTCAGCTTGCATTTCCAAATATGAACTTTTTGGGCGCGCAGCACTATGATGAAATATTCACAACACATGGAACAGTCATGATTATCTTTATGGCGATGCCGTTTTTAATCGGCCTGATGAATATTATCGTCCCGTTACAGATTGGTGCCCGTGACTTTGCATTTCCTTTTGTGAATGCAATTAGTTTCTGGTCATTCTTTTTTGGGGCAATGTTGTTTAATCTTTCATTTGTGATTGGCGGTTCGCCTGATGCCGGCTGGACGAGTTATACACCACTTGCCGGAGCGGCGATGAGTCCCGGCCCAGGACAGAATTTCTATTTAATGGGACTTCAATTAGCCGGTATTGGTACGCTGGCAACCGGTATTAATTTAATGGTAACCATTTTGAAAATGAGAGCACCGGGAATGAAAATGTTTCAGATGCCGATATTTACATGGTCTACCTTGATAACAACATTTATAATTATTTTTGCTTTTCCGATTTTGACGGTAAACCTGGCACTTCTTACAATCGACCGTGTTTTCGGATCTCATTTCTTTACATTGGCAGGAGAAGGTTTGCCGATGATGTGGGCTAACCTTTTCTGGATGTGGGGACATCCGGAAGTTTATATCGTAATTTTACCGGCATTCGGGATTTTTTCGGAGGTTATTGCAACCTTTGCCCGGAAAAGATTATTCGGTTATAACGTAATGGTATGGTCGATTATTGTAATTGCCGGATTGAGTTTTACAACCTGGGTACACCACTTCTTTACGATGGGTACCGGTGCATTTGTCAATTCAGTATTCTCCATTTCAACAATGTTGATTGCTGTGCCAACCGGGGTGAAGATATTCAACTGGCTGGCAACGATGTATAAATCGAAAATGGAGTTTACATCACCAATGCTTTGGTCGCTTGCATTCGTTCCAAGCTTTGTTATTGGTGGTATAACCGGTGTTATGCTTGGTATGGCGGCTACGGATTACCAGTATCATAATTCCTACTTCCTGGTGGCGCATTTCCATTATGTGCTGATACCTGGAACAGTGTTTGCCTGCTTCTCAGGTCTTGTCTTCTGGTATCCGAAAATGTTTGGGCATAAGCTGAATGAAACATTGAGCAAATGGTCTTTCTGGTTCTTTGTTATTGGATTCCATGTATGTTTCCTTCCGCAGTTTTTTGTGGGATTGGATGGAATGCGGCGAAGAGTTTTCCATTCAACACCAGAGTGGTTTTCACTAAATTTCATTTCAACGATTGGTGCGTTTGGAATGGGCATTGGATTTGCCATCTTCGTATATGCAATCTATTACAGCCTGCGTTACAGTGAACGGGAAAAAACCGGAGATGCTTGGGACGGCAGAACCCTTGAATGGGCTACGCCGACACCGATTCCTTCATATAATTTTGCAACATTACCGGACAATGTCGGTTATGACGCATTATTGGAAATGAAGAAAAATGGTGAAACAACATTTGATGAAAGCAAACTGGAACCGATTCATATGCCAAGCAGTTCAGGAAAACCTTTTATCATGATGCTGATTCTGTTCTTTGCCAGTTTCGCCCTCGTATTTGAGTGGGTTATTGCTGCCGCAGTCTTCCTGGCAGGCGGGATTTTCATGATGATTCTGAGGTCGTTTGACTATGATGAAGGATATCATATTGAAGTGGATGAAATTAAACGCATAGAACGTTCAGCAAGGGGGTTAAATGATGAGTGA
- a CDS encoding aspartate/glutamate racemase family protein: protein MKRAGIVGGLGPESTVDYYQSFIHKYQERMNSKQTLPELFINSINMYNIFKFISEDRLDDLTDYVAEAVNKLEQIGADFAVVSANTPHIVFNEVREKVNVPMISIVESTYDKADEMGLKNVGLLGTKFTMEHDFFKKPFESGGKKIVVPSEEDQIFMHQRIVDELENGIVNDDTKQSFLKIVNKLIADENLDGLILGCTELPMILKDGDVDLPLLNTTEIHVDKMVEELF, encoded by the coding sequence ATGAAACGTGCAGGTATTGTAGGAGGTTTGGGTCCTGAATCAACCGTCGATTATTATCAATCGTTCATTCATAAATATCAGGAACGGATGAACAGTAAACAGACATTGCCGGAACTTTTCATTAACAGTATCAATATGTATAACATCTTTAAATTTATCAGCGAAGACAGGCTTGATGATCTTACGGATTATGTGGCAGAGGCAGTCAATAAGTTGGAACAAATTGGTGCTGATTTTGCTGTCGTATCCGCTAATACACCGCATATTGTCTTTAACGAAGTCAGGGAAAAAGTTAATGTACCCATGATTAGTATCGTTGAATCAACATATGATAAAGCAGATGAAATGGGCTTGAAAAATGTCGGGTTACTGGGAACTAAATTTACAATGGAGCATGATTTTTTCAAAAAGCCGTTTGAATCCGGTGGCAAAAAAATAGTTGTTCCAAGTGAAGAAGACCAAATATTTATGCATCAGCGGATTGTGGATGAACTGGAAAATGGTATTGTTAATGACGATACCAAGCAGTCATTTTTGAAAATCGTTAACAAACTGATTGCTGATGAAAATCTGGACGGGCTGATTTTAGGATGTACGGAACTGCCGATGATATTAAAAGATGGGGATGTTGATCTTCCGCTGTTGAATACGACCGAAATTCACGTGGATAAAATGGTGGAGGAATTGTTTTAA
- a CDS encoding peptide ABC transporter substrate-binding protein, whose translation MKKQNLRWSLAAALILLLGMFLAACGGSENNESSGSQKAPKNTELADKQELHFVRNADLPTVDLTMATDTTSSEVIQRTHPGLIAFKNNEMVPEMAAKMPEISDDGTVYTFKIREDATWSNGDPLTASDFVFAWQRLVNPDTASQYAYIMGVANVKNAEKIMDQDSPLYGKVEKLGVKAIDEKTLQVTLESPIPYFTSLMSFNKFGPLNEKFVKKQGKDYAKEPENLLTVGPYKLTKWDHGVGWTLEKNKDYYAADEVNITKATFKVVKEKNTQLSLYQSDDIQVDSLSAEQVDAYKNKPDFKNVAGNCMFWWELNAEKVPEFKHEKVRKAMSLVINREGLTSVLLNNGSIPADYVVPKDFVEGPAGKAFREGQDPYLQGGVEKAKKLWEEAKKEHGFDKLEITYLSTDGDLAAQAAEFMANQLEQLEGMKVNIKKLPWNAYLEHVNAGNHELDGASGWCPDYKDPMTFLGYWHSDGPNDANGIDRQKYDKLIEEARNLAKQQKEEERWKVLQKAEKVLVENAIAIPTYQKGSAMIVKPYVEGITFQNFGIDQYFREAKVYKH comes from the coding sequence TTGAAAAAGCAAAATCTGAGATGGTCTCTTGCGGCTGCTCTTATACTTTTATTAGGAATGTTCCTGGCAGCTTGCGGTGGCTCTGAAAACAATGAATCATCCGGGAGTCAAAAAGCACCGAAAAATACCGAACTCGCGGACAAACAAGAACTGCACTTTGTACGTAATGCCGATTTGCCAACAGTTGATCTTACAATGGCAACGGATACGACGTCTTCTGAAGTCATTCAGCGGACACACCCTGGTCTCATCGCGTTCAAAAATAACGAAATGGTACCGGAAATGGCAGCGAAAATGCCTGAAATCAGTGATGACGGAACCGTTTATACATTTAAAATACGTGAAGATGCAACGTGGTCGAATGGAGATCCTCTGACAGCAAGTGACTTTGTTTTTGCATGGCAGCGTCTGGTTAATCCTGATACAGCATCACAGTATGCTTACATAATGGGGGTCGCCAACGTTAAAAATGCTGAAAAAATTATGGATCAGGATAGTCCGCTTTACGGTAAAGTTGAAAAATTGGGCGTTAAGGCGATTGACGAAAAAACGCTTCAGGTAACATTGGAGTCGCCAATTCCTTACTTTACCAGTTTGATGTCCTTTAACAAATTTGGTCCATTGAATGAAAAGTTTGTAAAGAAACAGGGCAAAGATTATGCAAAAGAACCCGAAAATCTGCTGACAGTTGGTCCGTATAAGTTGACCAAGTGGGACCACGGTGTAGGTTGGACACTTGAGAAAAACAAGGATTACTATGCAGCAGATGAAGTGAATATTACGAAAGCAACATTTAAAGTGGTGAAAGAAAAAAATACTCAACTAAGCCTGTATCAATCTGATGATATTCAGGTTGACAGCTTGTCTGCAGAACAGGTGGACGCATATAAGAATAAGCCTGATTTCAAGAATGTAGCAGGAAACTGCATGTTCTGGTGGGAGCTTAATGCGGAAAAGGTTCCGGAATTCAAGCATGAAAAAGTTCGTAAGGCAATGTCCCTGGTTATCAATCGTGAAGGACTTACAAGTGTTCTGTTAAATAATGGCTCCATTCCTGCTGATTATGTCGTTCCGAAAGACTTTGTGGAAGGACCTGCAGGAAAAGCCTTCCGTGAAGGTCAAGACCCATATTTGCAGGGCGGTGTTGAAAAGGCGAAAAAACTTTGGGAAGAAGCTAAGAAAGAACATGGTTTTGATAAACTGGAAATAACGTATCTGTCCACAGATGGCGATCTCGCTGCACAAGCGGCTGAATTCATGGCGAACCAGCTGGAGCAACTGGAAGGTATGAAAGTTAATATCAAAAAGCTGCCATGGAATGCTTATCTGGAACATGTAAATGCCGGTAATCATGAACTTGATGGTGCATCAGGCTGGTGCCCGGACTATAAAGACCCAATGACTTTCCTGGGCTACTGGCATAGTGATGGTCCAAATGATGCTAACGGCATTGACAGACAAAAGTATGACAAGCTGATTGAAGAAGCACGCAATCTCGCTAAACAGCAAAAAGAAGAAGAACGCTGGAAAGTATTGCAGAAAGCGGAAAAAGTATTGGTTGAAAATGCAATCGCTATTCCAACCTATCAAAAAGGCAGCGCGATGATTGTTAAACCATATGTAGAGGGTATTACCTTCCAAAACTTCGGTATTGATCAATACTTCAGGGAAGCAAAAGTTTATAAGCATTAA